Proteins from one Ipomoea triloba cultivar NCNSP0323 chromosome 1, ASM357664v1 genomic window:
- the LOC116022004 gene encoding WD repeat-containing protein PCN-like, whose product MLFPELYRGHVEYEWRPSPVVALATSADNFQVAAAREDGSLEIWLVSPGSVGWHCQLRIHGNPNSRISSLVWCRPGSRGSPSGRLFSSSIDGSVSEWDLFDLRQKVVLDSIGVSIWQMASQPCTSQQDKPDSIQYENGNASESEDSEDDDNSVELYEEEDRVNEESQIAFACDDGCVRIYSASSLEELTHKKSLPRISGRTLSVTWSPEGNRIFSGSSDGLIRCWDAKLGHEIYRITVGLGGLGSGTELCIWSLLALRCGTLVSADSTGSVQFWDTQHGTLLQAHSYHKGDVNALAASPSHNRVFSAGSDGQVILYKLSTDGNETDEVNISPVVIKKWAYVGYVRAHTHDVRALTIAVPISREDTLPEEKVKRRRGKAKPLDFSYHKWAHIGVPMLISGSDDTKLFAYSAKEFTKFSPHDICPAPQRPSIQLVTNTIFNRTSLLLIQDSYRIDIFSVGVRNGVVSNSGSNPSGGAAKTDVVVRIKCQASRKITCSSISPSGEFLAYSDHVNPRLLQLNRTGTGTHTWKVNKRKLPLELPFAHSMVFSSDSSQLMIAGCDRRIYVVDVGNLEIVHVFTPCRKDYDEELPPTEPPITKMFTSSDGQWLAAINCFGDVYIFNLEIQRQHWCISRLDGSSVTAGGFTPRNSNVLILSTSSNQVYAFDVEAKQLGEWSMRHTFSLPKSYQEFPGEVIGLSFPPSANSSTVIVYSPRSMCAIDFGVPVEVDDADLANSQELLLRKIQGTPLNGKLKRKLKGTELEKSHQHYGRKNFIFGEFRDPVLFLGHLSKSSVLVIDKRWIDVVKTFEAPPVHRHIFGT is encoded by the exons ATGCTATTCCCCGAGCTGTATCGGGGCCACGTTGAGTATGAATGGCGACCATCGCCGGTGGTAGCCCTAGCCACCAGCGCCGACAACTTCCAGGTCGCCGCCGCTCGCGAGGACGGCTCTCTTGAAATATGGCTGGTCTCTCCCGGCTCCGTTGGCTGGCACTGTCAACTT AGAATACATGGAAATCCTAATTCAAGGATTTCGTCGTTGGTTTGGTGCCGGCCGGGGTCAAGAGGCTCGCCGTCAGGAAGGTTGTTCTCGTCGAGTATTGATGGATCAGTTTCAGAGTGGGATTTATTTGATTTGAGACAGAAG GTTGTTCTTGATTCTATAGGCGTATCTATATGGCAGATGGCTTCACAACCCTGCACTAGTCAGCAAGATAAACCAGATTCAATACAGTATGAAAATGGCAATGCCAGTGAGAGTGAGGAcagtgaggatgatgacaaCTCTGTTGAGCtttatgaagaagaagatcgtGTTAATGAAGAAAGTCAAATAGCTTTTGCATGTGATGATGGATGTGTCCGAATTTATAGTGCTTCTAGCTTAGAGGAATTAACGCACAAGAAATCATTGCCAAGGATCAGCG GGAGAACATTAAGTGTCACTTGGAGTCCTGAAGGAAATAGGATATTTTCTGGGAGTAGTGATGG GTTGATAAGGTGTTGGGATGCAAAGTTAGGTCATGAAATCTATAGGATTACAGTTGGTCTTGGAGGTTTGGGTAGTGGAACTGAACTTTGCATATGGTCCTTACTTGCTCTGAG GTGTGGAACCCTTGTAAGTGCTGATAGTACTGGCAGTGTTCAGTTCTGGGACACCCAGCATGGAACACTTCTGCAGGCACATTCTTATCATAAGGGGGATGTGAATGCTTTGGCAGCCTCTCCCAGCCACAACAGGGTATTTTCTGCTGGCTCAGATGGTCAG GTTATCCTCTACAAGCTCTCTACTGATGGAAATGAGACTGATGAAGTAAATATTTCCCCTGTAGTGATCAAGAAGTGGGCTTATGTTGGTTATGTTAGGGCTCATACACACGATGTGAGGGCCTTGACAATTGCTGTTCCCATTAGTCGTGAAG ACACATTGCCTGAAGAAAAGGTGAAGAGGCGTCGTGGTAAGGCGAAGCCCCTTGATTTTAGTTACCATAAGTGGGCACATATAGGTGTGCCAATGCTTATCTCAGGCAGTGATGACACTAAGCTTTTTGCATATTCGGCAAAGGAGTTTACCAAGTTTTCTCCACATGATATTTGTCCGGCACCACAGAGGCCATCTATACAGCTTGTAACCAACACTATTTTCAACCGTACTTCATTGCTCTTGATTCAGGATTCATATCGGATAGATATTTTTAGCGTTGGTGTAAGAAATGGTGTTGTCTCCAATAGTGGATCTAACCCATCTGGTGGGGCTGCAAAAACAGATGTAGTTGTTCGGATTAAGTGCCAGGCTTCTCGGAAGATCACATGTAGCTCTATTTCTCCTTCAGGCGAATTCTTGGCTTACTCTGACCATGTTAATCCCAGACTTCTCCAACTTAACCGAACTGGCACTGGGACACATACATGGAAAGTGAATAAACGAAAGCTTCCTTTGGAATTACCATTTGCTCATTCCATGGTATTCAGTTCTGATTCTTCACAACTGATGATTGCAGGGTGTGACAGAAGGATATAT GTTGTTGATGTGGGAAATTTGGAAATTGTTCATGTATTCACACCTTGCAGGAAAGATTATGATGAAGAGTTGCCACCTACTGAGCCTCCGATAACCAAAATGTTCACCAGTAGTGATGGGCAGTGGCTAGCTGCTATCAATTGCTTTGGTGATGTGTACATATTCAATCTAGAAATACAGAG GCAACACTGGTGCATATCAAGGCTGGATGGATCATCAGTTACAGCTGGTGGATTTACCCCCCGAAATAGCAATGTCCTTATATTATCAACATCTTCAAACCAGGTTTATGCATTTGATGTGGAAGCCAAACAACTGGGAGAATGGTCCATGCGGCATACATTTTCTCTTCCAAAAAGTTATCAGGAGTTTCCTGGAGAGGTGATTGGCCTGTCTTTTCCGCCATCAGCCAACTCCTCCACTGTTATTGTCTACAGTCCAAG GTCAATGTGTGCGATTGACTTTGGGGTGCCGGTTGAAGTGGACGATGCTGACCTGGCAAACAGTCAGGAGTTGCTGTTACGGAAGATACAGGGCACCCCTCTGAATGGAAAATTGAAGCGAAAGTTGAAAGGAACGGAGTTAGAGAAGAGTCATCAACATTACGGTAGAAAGAATTTTATATTTGGTGAATTCCGAGATCCTGTTTTATTTCTTGGACATCTATCAAAAAGTTCTGTCTTGGTCATAGACAAACGATGGATTGATGTGGTTAAAACATTCGAAGCACCGCCTGTTCACAGACATATTTTTGGCACATAG
- the LOC116022775 gene encoding uncharacterized protein LOC116022775, translated as MNISGSDEYSSGCESGWTMYLDQHTNNSADQYNSNATGAGVYGGKVAFSGEDEDLSMVSDASSGPPHFHDVEECYVQSDYVCYSSAFELRKGKQKKKKSEEQRGGKNQSYYLDDTASSPTTNFPVENASLYNDRPSKEHVPGISETHFKGKSVLGKHFGFLKSSGKAASKKCDGVKGRNWQ; from the exons ATGAACATATCAGGCTCTGATGAATACAGCAGTGGCTGCGAATCCGGGTGGACAATGTATTTGGACCAACACACCAACAACTCTGCAGATCAATACAACAGTAATGCCACCGGGGCCGGAGTTTATGGCGGGAAGGTGGCGTTTTCCGGTGAAGATGAGGACTTGTCTATGGTCTCTGATGCATCCTCAGGGCCGCCGCATTTCCACGACGTTGAAGAATGCTATGTTCAGTCTGATTATGTGTGCTATTCTTCAGCTTTTGAGCTCAGAAAGGGAAagcagaagaaaaagaaaagtgagGAGCAAAGAGGGGGTAAAAATCAGAGTTATTATCTTGATGATACTGCTAGCTCCCCTACCACCAACTTCCCCGTG GAAAATGCAAGTTTATATAATGACAGGCCTTCAAAGGAACATGTTCCTGGCATCTCTGAGACACATTTTAAG GGCAAATCTGTTCTTGGGAAGCATTTTGGTTTCTTGAAATCTTCTGGCAAAGCTGCTTCTAAGAAATGTG ATGGTGTGAAGGGAAGAAACTGGCAATGA
- the LOC116013223 gene encoding uncharacterized protein LOC116013223 yields MMQTLNPYSTTAKTAEIMARYRPIAPKPEASGSGSGSPSSPENSNALPQSIRKSPYLRNIWPQLQARPTRTRKRGRSALAPPPLKRARACLQGLSPPYHVMASPAKSWSLQGFTHNPNGFPQIPILPLKCGVDNPVSTIANSITLPFLARNSPPSIPAKPLEPTSPHNGAENSRAERGIDLNMAAEVPEEIDFMSKFQRPAVITPRPVRPVGSNIYIGCITKDDRQPEKKLPKKPEEVENEVETEVLPAVISDSNHKVRLANSAYKEMVGQPECRWLDYTAYGGDGKEGGSTACKRICGEVILQFLDSCDVPLSSDRFTCWVRIEWRSNDKKNSVRALCDAVKLACQSKDYLFQWRFHTKEHSSESASNIKTTQV; encoded by the coding sequence ATGATGCAAACACTGAATCCGTATTCCACCACTGCAAAAACAGCTGAAATCATGGCTAGGTATAGGCCTATAGCCCCCAAGCCTGAGGCGTCTGGGAGTGGGAGTGGGAGTCCCTCCTCGCCGGAGAATTCTAATGCTTTGCCGCAGAGCATTAGGAAATCTCCTTACCTTAGAAATATATGGCCTCAGTTGCAGGCAAGGCCTACGAGGACTAGGAAGAGAGGGAGGTCTGCACTTGCGCCACCACCTCTGAAGAGAGCCAGGGCTTGTTTGCAGGGGCTTTCTCCTCCTTATCATGTAATGGCCTCCCCTGCCAAATCCTGGTCTTTACAAGGCTTTACTCATAATCCAAATGGGTTCCCCCAGATTCCAATACTCCCGCTCAAATGTGGGGTGGATAATCCGGTTTCTACTATTGCAAACTCCATCACCCTTCCTTTTCTTGCCCGTAACTCACCACCCTCCATCCCGGCCAAACCTCTGGAACCAACATCTCCACATAACGGTGCAGAAAACTCTAGAGCTGAGAGGGGCATAGATTTGAACATGGCGGCTGAAGTTCCTGAAGAAATTGATTTCATGTCAAAATTCCAAAGACCCGCGGTTATCACCCCACGGCCTGTTCGTCCAGTCGGCTCCAACATTTACATAGGATGTATCACCAAGGATGATCGCCAACCCGAGAAAAAACTGCCCAAAAAACCAGAGGAGGTGGAGAATGAAGTCGAGACAGAGGTGTTGCCAGCGGTTATTTCCGACTCCAACCACAAAGTCCGGCTGGCCAATTCTGCTTATAAAGAAATGGTGGGCCAGCCGGAATGTCGCTGGCTTGATTACACGGCGTACGGCGGCGACGGAAAGGAGGGCGGCAGCACTGCATGCAAGAGGATCTGCGGGGAGGTGATTCTTCAGTTCTTGGATTCCTGTGATGTGCCACTGTCATCAGATAGATTCACATGCTGGGTGAGGATAGAATGGAGAAGCAATGACAAGAAGAATTCAGTAAGGGCCCTCTGTGATGCTGTGAAGTTGGCTTGCCAGTCCAAGGACTACCTGTTTCAATGGAGGTTCCACACCAAAGAACACTCCTCAGAATCTGCCTCCAACATCAAAACTACTCAAGTTTAA